The following coding sequences lie in one Aquabacterium olei genomic window:
- a CDS encoding lipopolysaccharide biosynthesis protein, which produces MTWARLTRSPVVWALGDQVLVSASNFVLTLVVARHVSLSAFSAYGLAITLVWFVSAMHRAYLTQPMAIAAVGEAPAELGERLKAVLLLQVLGWPLVIGLFALVAWRYLPSQGVALAAAVFTAAFLLQETMRRVLFVQGRMQRVSALDALAYGGQLVAILAVGMAAGGEAPLEAVLLVGALPFAASAAWAYAGLPAEARAVPWPAPAALQRAAASHWAESRWVCFSQVFMFGSFMLVPFQIAEWGKPLWVAQYNAAASILNGLNVIRQALGNHLPIEAARRFKAGGMPAMQRYLAQSASLIMLLAAAIVAVLVGLGPELVGWLFGARFAEAAAVLPHAAVGPLVGMLSLVSQAGGLVIRQTEQIFWSYVAGTVVSFALAPWLIPAFGLLGAVWVSNIGVLVPTLWHLLAFHRQVGAMRQEQHA; this is translated from the coding sequence GTGACCTGGGCACGGTTGACCCGGTCGCCGGTGGTCTGGGCGCTGGGCGACCAGGTGCTGGTGTCGGCCAGCAATTTCGTGCTGACGCTGGTGGTCGCGCGTCATGTGTCGCTGTCGGCGTTTTCGGCCTACGGGCTGGCGATCACGCTGGTGTGGTTCGTCAGCGCGATGCACCGGGCCTACCTGACCCAGCCGATGGCGATTGCTGCGGTGGGAGAGGCGCCCGCCGAGTTGGGCGAACGGCTGAAGGCCGTGCTGCTGTTGCAGGTGCTGGGCTGGCCGCTGGTGATCGGGCTGTTTGCGTTGGTGGCGTGGCGTTACCTGCCCTCGCAGGGCGTGGCGCTGGCGGCCGCGGTGTTTACGGCGGCTTTCCTGCTGCAGGAAACGATGCGGCGGGTGCTGTTCGTGCAAGGGCGCATGCAGCGGGTGTCTGCGCTGGATGCGCTGGCCTACGGCGGGCAGTTGGTGGCGATTCTGGCGGTGGGCATGGCGGCGGGCGGTGAGGCACCGCTTGAGGCCGTGCTGCTGGTGGGGGCGCTGCCATTTGCTGCATCGGCCGCTTGGGCCTATGCGGGCCTGCCGGCCGAGGCGCGAGCGGTGCCCTGGCCCGCGCCTGCAGCCTTGCAGCGGGCTGCCGCATCGCACTGGGCGGAATCGCGGTGGGTGTGTTTCAGTCAGGTCTTCATGTTCGGGTCTTTCATGCTGGTTCCGTTTCAGATCGCCGAGTGGGGCAAGCCTTTGTGGGTGGCGCAGTACAACGCCGCCGCGTCCATCCTGAACGGGCTGAACGTGATCCGCCAGGCACTGGGCAACCACTTGCCGATCGAGGCGGCACGCCGATTCAAGGCCGGGGGCATGCCGGCCATGCAGCGTTATCTGGCTCAATCGGCGAGCCTCATCATGCTGCTGGCAGCGGCCATCGTGGCCGTGCTGGTGGGGCTGGGGCCTGAGCTGGTTGGCTGGCTGTTCGGCGCGCGTTTTGCCGAGGCGGCCGCGGTGTTGCCGCATGCGGCGGTGGGCCCGCTGGTGGGGATGTTGTCGCTGGTGTCGCAGGCTGGCGGCCTCGTCATCCGGCAGACGGAGCAGATCTTCTGGTCCTATGTGGCCGGCACAGTGGTGTCGTTTGCGCTCGCGCCGTGGCTGATCCCGGCGTTCGGCCTGCTGGGGGCCGTGTGGGTCTCGAACATCGGTGTGCTGGTGCCCACGTTGTGGCATTTGCTGGCCTTTCACCGTCAGGTGGGTGCGATGAGGCAGGAGCAGCACGCATGA
- the gmd gene encoding GDP-mannose 4,6-dehydratase: MSKKVALITGVTGQDGSYLAEFLLNKGYEVHGIKRRSSLFNTDRIDHLYQDPHVNNRNFVLHYGDLTDSTSLVRIVQQVQPDEIYNLAAQSHVAVSFEEPEYTANADGIGALRLLEAIRICGLEKKTRFYQASTSELYGLVQEIPQKETTPFYPRSPYAVAKLYAYWITVNYREAYGMYACNGVLFNHESPVRGETFVTRKITRAISRIALGLQDCLYLGNMSALRDWGHAKDYVEMQWLMLQQDHAEDFVIATGVQYSVRQFVEFAAKELGVTLAFEGEAENEVGVVTKVEPVNGEMLAKCKVGDVIVKVDPRYYRPTEVETLLGDPSNAKAKLGWEPKITLQDLVKEMVQSDYTSAKRDNLVKLAGFQAYDYHE, translated from the coding sequence ATGAGCAAGAAAGTCGCCCTGATCACGGGCGTCACCGGTCAGGATGGCTCCTACCTGGCGGAGTTTCTGTTGAACAAGGGCTACGAGGTGCACGGCATCAAGCGCCGCTCGTCGCTGTTCAACACCGACCGCATCGACCACCTGTATCAGGATCCGCACGTCAACAACCGCAACTTCGTGCTGCACTACGGTGACCTGACCGACTCGACGTCGCTGGTGCGTATCGTGCAGCAGGTGCAACCCGACGAGATCTACAACCTGGCGGCCCAGTCGCACGTGGCCGTCTCGTTCGAAGAGCCCGAGTACACCGCCAATGCCGACGGCATCGGCGCACTGCGCCTGCTGGAAGCCATCCGCATCTGCGGCCTGGAAAAGAAGACCCGCTTCTATCAGGCCTCCACCTCCGAGCTGTATGGCCTGGTGCAGGAGATCCCGCAGAAGGAGACCACGCCCTTCTACCCGCGCAGCCCGTACGCAGTGGCCAAGCTGTACGCCTACTGGATCACGGTGAACTACCGCGAGGCCTACGGCATGTACGCCTGCAACGGCGTGCTGTTCAACCACGAAAGCCCGGTGCGCGGCGAGACCTTCGTGACGCGCAAGATCACGCGCGCCATCAGCCGCATCGCGCTGGGCCTGCAAGACTGCTTGTACCTGGGCAACATGAGCGCGCTGCGCGACTGGGGCCACGCCAAGGACTACGTCGAGATGCAGTGGCTGATGCTGCAGCAGGACCACGCGGAAGACTTCGTGATCGCCACCGGCGTGCAGTACAGCGTGCGGCAGTTCGTGGAGTTTGCGGCCAAGGAGTTGGGCGTCACGCTGGCGTTCGAAGGCGAGGCCGAAAACGAAGTGGGCGTGGTCACGAAGGTCGAGCCGGTGAATGGCGAGATGCTGGCCAAGTGCAAGGTGGGCGACGTGATCGTGAAGGTCGACCCGCGCTACTACCGCCCCACCGAGGTCGAGACGTTGCTGGGTGACCCGAGCAACGCCAAGGCCAAGCTGGGCTGGGAGCCCAAGATCACGCTGCAGGATCTGGTCAAGGAGATGGTGCAGAGCGACTACACCTCGGCCAAGCGCGACAACCTGGTCAAACTCGCAGGCTTCCAAGCCTACGACTACCACGAGTGA
- the xrtB gene encoding exosortase B, which yields MSVEVTPPSGAVTPLPASPLTLPGQGWGVVLLLVGFFCLYGPTYAHLAVSTWATDEQGHGPLIVAASAWLLWTARGEIFAGPARPALGAGFGLLAFGLLCFMVGRSQSVIELEAGSQVIVLASGLLILHGWGALKRAWFPILFLLFSVPLPGALVQAITMPLKHAVSVVAEKVLYLAGYPIGRSGVMLVIGPYQLLVADACSGLNSLFTLEALGLLYMKVMRYQSKARNVLLAVMIVPISFVSNVARVLVLVLITYHLGDEAGQGFAHGFAGMVLFAIALVLTFLFDRLLAARFDRDGGARAEVR from the coding sequence ATGTCTGTTGAAGTCACGCCGCCGTCGGGTGCGGTCACCCCATTGCCCGCCTCGCCGCTGACCCTGCCCGGGCAAGGTTGGGGCGTTGTGCTCTTGCTGGTTGGGTTCTTCTGCCTGTATGGCCCGACTTACGCGCACCTGGCGGTGTCGACGTGGGCGACCGACGAGCAGGGCCATGGGCCGCTGATCGTGGCAGCCAGTGCGTGGCTGTTGTGGACGGCGCGCGGCGAGATCTTTGCCGGCCCCGCCCGGCCTGCGCTGGGGGCGGGCTTTGGCCTGCTGGCCTTCGGGCTGCTGTGCTTCATGGTGGGGCGCTCGCAGTCGGTGATCGAGCTCGAGGCGGGCTCACAGGTCATCGTGCTCGCATCCGGGCTGCTGATCCTGCATGGCTGGGGGGCGTTGAAGCGCGCCTGGTTCCCGATCCTGTTCCTGCTGTTTTCGGTGCCGCTGCCCGGGGCGCTGGTGCAGGCGATCACGATGCCGCTCAAGCACGCGGTGTCGGTGGTGGCCGAGAAGGTGCTGTACCTGGCGGGCTACCCGATCGGGCGCTCGGGCGTGATGCTCGTCATCGGGCCGTACCAGCTGCTGGTGGCCGATGCGTGCTCGGGACTGAACTCGCTGTTCACGCTCGAGGCGCTGGGCCTGCTGTACATGAAGGTGATGCGCTACCAGTCCAAGGCGCGCAACGTGCTGCTGGCGGTGATGATCGTGCCGATCTCGTTCGTGTCGAACGTGGCGCGGGTGCTGGTGCTGGTGCTGATCACCTACCACCTGGGCGACGAGGCCGGGCAGGGCTTTGCGCACGGCTTTGCGGGGATGGTGCTGTTTGCCATCGCGCTGGTGCTGACCTTCCTGTTCGACCGCCTGCTGGCGGCCCGTTTTGACCGTGACGGAGGCGCCCGTGCTGAAGTTCGATGA
- a CDS encoding glycosyltransferase family 4 protein, with protein sequence MRILLSAFAFSPVLGSECGVGWHWALALAKHHEVTVITHAWFRTDVEAELARRPVPRLQVVYVDVPPPWGRFERRLLDSQLYYVYWQWKMRPVARDLVQRQTFDVVHHLTWGSLRYPSWLGGLGLPFIVGPLGGAETAPARLFAGLPWKVQLKEALRTAVLWSFWLDVPTRLAWSRADRLYCRTRDTLAFLPASLRARAVVAHEVGVMDVVPRPTPVVRRARTTFMFAGRLIAFKGVHLALPALRAAVDRGADVALLIVGEGELDGFFKARVQALGLTDRVRFVSRVPQSELMNLYHQADAFLFPSLHDSGGTVVMEALSRGLPVICLDLGGPHHFITPACGMVVSTAGRSQGEVVDALAEAVVQFHALSTPARQALHDEAVARARRMGWAERAAAVYDDVRQQVPQCAEALRRLEGEA encoded by the coding sequence ATGAGAATCCTGCTGTCGGCCTTTGCGTTTTCGCCGGTGCTGGGCTCGGAGTGCGGCGTGGGCTGGCATTGGGCGTTGGCGCTGGCAAAGCACCATGAGGTCACGGTGATCACGCATGCGTGGTTCCGCACCGATGTGGAGGCCGAGCTGGCGCGCCGGCCGGTGCCGCGGCTTCAGGTGGTGTATGTGGATGTGCCGCCGCCGTGGGGGCGGTTCGAGCGCCGCCTGCTGGATTCGCAGCTGTACTACGTGTATTGGCAGTGGAAGATGCGGCCGGTGGCCCGCGACCTGGTGCAGCGGCAGACCTTCGATGTGGTGCACCACCTGACGTGGGGCTCGCTGCGTTATCCGTCGTGGCTGGGCGGGCTCGGCCTGCCTTTCATCGTCGGGCCGCTGGGCGGTGCCGAGACGGCGCCAGCGCGGTTGTTTGCCGGGCTACCCTGGAAGGTGCAGCTGAAGGAAGCCTTGCGCACAGCGGTGCTGTGGTCGTTCTGGCTCGATGTGCCCACGCGGCTGGCCTGGTCGCGTGCCGACCGGCTTTATTGCCGCACCCGCGACACGCTGGCCTTCCTGCCTGCCAGCCTGCGTGCGCGGGCCGTGGTCGCCCACGAGGTGGGTGTGATGGACGTCGTGCCCCGGCCCACGCCGGTGGTGCGTCGGGCCCGGACGACCTTCATGTTTGCCGGGCGCCTGATTGCTTTCAAGGGCGTGCACCTGGCGCTGCCAGCGCTGCGGGCCGCTGTCGACCGCGGCGCCGACGTGGCGCTGCTGATCGTGGGCGAAGGGGAGCTGGATGGCTTCTTCAAGGCCCGGGTGCAGGCGCTGGGCCTGACCGACCGCGTGCGCTTCGTGAGCCGGGTGCCGCAGAGCGAGCTGATGAACCTGTATCACCAGGCCGATGCCTTTCTGTTTCCCAGCCTGCATGACTCGGGCGGTACGGTCGTGATGGAGGCGCTGTCGCGCGGCCTGCCGGTGATCTGCCTGGACCTGGGCGGCCCGCATCACTTCATCACGCCCGCCTGCGGCATGGTGGTGTCGACGGCGGGGCGAAGCCAGGGTGAGGTGGTGGACGCGTTGGCGGAGGCCGTGGTGCAGTTTCATGCGCTGTCGACCCCGGCCCGGCAGGCCTTGCATGACGAGGCGGTGGCCCGGGCGCGCCGCATGGGCTGGGCCGAGCGCGCGGCCGCTGTGTACGACGATGTGCGCCAGCAGGTGCCGCAATGTGCCGAGGCCTTGCGCCGGCTGGAGGGAGAGGCATGA
- a CDS encoding WecB/TagA/CpsF family glycosyltransferase, with translation MRHPDPNFGYPSLPLADKRWPAPSRASESPLKKQAILSPFTRQGAFVLDSHIDALTWDECINRIATWAALRQSRYVTLCNVHSVVTASEDAEFRRVIEQADLALPDGAPIAWALRREGHPEQTRLSGPDLMWRYLAEAQRLKQRVFFYGSTPETLDKLRARIVAHFPRLQIAGMVSPPYRSLTAEEDQAHIDQINRSGAHVVFVGLGCPKQEAWMSAHRGRVHAVMLGVGAAFDYHAGTLARAPLWMQKAGLEWLHRLGSEPRRLLKRYLHTNTVFVGRMLKLMVTGRRSGKGQEA, from the coding sequence ATGCGACATCCTGATCCCAACTTCGGCTACCCCTCGCTGCCCCTTGCGGACAAGCGCTGGCCCGCGCCGTCCCGAGCCAGCGAGTCGCCGTTGAAAAAGCAAGCCATCCTCAGCCCGTTCACCCGACAAGGCGCTTTCGTCCTCGACAGCCACATCGACGCCCTCACCTGGGACGAATGCATCAACCGCATCGCCACCTGGGCCGCCCTGCGTCAGTCCCGCTATGTCACCCTGTGCAATGTGCACTCGGTCGTCACAGCCAGCGAAGACGCCGAATTCCGCCGCGTCATCGAACAGGCCGACCTCGCCCTGCCCGACGGTGCGCCCATCGCCTGGGCCCTGCGCCGTGAAGGCCACCCGGAACAGACCCGCCTCAGCGGCCCCGACCTGATGTGGCGCTACCTGGCCGAAGCCCAGCGCCTCAAGCAGCGCGTGTTCTTCTACGGCAGCACCCCCGAAACGCTCGACAAGCTGCGCGCCCGCATCGTGGCGCACTTCCCCCGCCTGCAGATCGCCGGCATGGTGTCGCCCCCCTATCGCTCGCTCACCGCCGAAGAAGACCAGGCACACATCGACCAGATCAACCGTTCTGGCGCCCATGTGGTGTTCGTCGGCCTGGGGTGCCCCAAGCAGGAAGCCTGGATGTCGGCCCACAGGGGCCGCGTGCACGCCGTGATGCTCGGCGTCGGCGCCGCGTTCGACTACCACGCCGGCACGCTGGCGCGCGCCCCGCTGTGGATGCAGAAGGCCGGCCTGGAATGGCTGCACCGCCTGGGCAGCGAGCCCCGGCGGCTGCTCAAGCGCTACCTGCACACCAATACGGTGTTCGTGGGGCGCATGCTGAAGCTGATGGTGACCGGACGGAGGTCGGGCAAGGGCCAGGAAGCCTGA
- the epsI gene encoding exosortase-associated protein EpsI, B-type: MLKFDDLRRVTGATVVALAAMLLSVGGAEALKPSRVLADELPALDLETVIPKRFGDWVVRADAAPVVSDPTLDATLAKFYSQTLARTYVNSRGQAIMLSLAYGKNQNSWNTAAHRPEFCYDAQGFTVAARGVHDLPLAGHEVPSVRMVGTKHQRQEPVTYWVTLADTVTVPGFRRKLQQVRYGLQGQIVDGLLVRMSSLGHDEAEEFALHEAFAREWERAMSPDMRPRFFGH; the protein is encoded by the coding sequence GTGCTGAAGTTCGATGACCTGCGCCGTGTGACGGGGGCCACCGTGGTGGCCCTGGCTGCGATGCTGCTGTCCGTGGGCGGCGCCGAGGCGCTGAAGCCGTCTCGCGTGCTGGCCGATGAGCTGCCGGCGCTCGACCTGGAAACGGTGATCCCCAAGCGGTTTGGCGACTGGGTGGTGCGGGCCGACGCTGCGCCGGTGGTGTCGGACCCGACGCTGGATGCCACGCTGGCCAAGTTCTATTCGCAGACCCTGGCACGCACGTATGTGAACAGCCGGGGGCAGGCCATCATGCTGTCGCTGGCGTACGGCAAGAACCAGAACTCGTGGAACACGGCGGCCCACCGGCCCGAGTTCTGCTACGACGCCCAGGGGTTCACGGTGGCGGCGCGGGGCGTGCATGATCTGCCTCTCGCCGGCCATGAAGTGCCGTCGGTGCGCATGGTGGGCACCAAGCACCAGCGCCAGGAGCCGGTGACGTACTGGGTCACCCTGGCCGACACCGTGACGGTGCCGGGTTTCCGTCGCAAGCTGCAGCAGGTCCGCTATGGTCTGCAGGGACAGATCGTCGATGGCTTGCTGGTGCGCATGTCGTCGCTGGGCCATGACGAGGCCGAGGAATTCGCGCTGCACGAGGCGTTTGCCCGTGAGTGGGAGCGGGCCATGTCGCCGGACATGCGCCCCCGTTTTTTTGGACACTGA
- the fcl gene encoding GDP-L-fucose synthase, translated as MEKQAKIFVAGHRGMVGSAIVRRLQQSGYTQVLTRGRQELDLLNQQAVHDFMHAERPDYLFIAAAKVGGIHANNVYRAEFLYQNLVIETNLIHAAHTAGVQSLMFLGSSCIYPKLAPQPLKEDCLLTGPLEPTNEPYAIAKIAGIKLCEAYNDQYGRQYISVMPTNLYGPNDNYDLNNSHVLPALIRKAHEAKQRGDASLVVWGTGTPMREFLYADDLADACVHLMEQGYSGPLVNIGTGTDVTIRELAETVVKVVGFEGDLTFDSTKPDGTPRKLMDVSRLHSLGWKARTSLEDGIALAYQDFLSRQA; from the coding sequence ATGGAAAAACAAGCGAAGATCTTCGTGGCAGGTCACCGCGGCATGGTGGGTTCGGCCATCGTGCGCCGCCTTCAGCAGAGCGGTTACACCCAGGTGCTGACCCGTGGCCGCCAGGAACTCGACCTCCTCAACCAGCAGGCGGTGCACGATTTCATGCACGCCGAGCGGCCCGACTACCTCTTCATCGCAGCCGCCAAGGTGGGCGGCATCCATGCCAACAATGTCTACCGCGCCGAGTTCCTCTATCAGAACCTGGTGATCGAGACCAACCTGATCCACGCTGCCCACACGGCCGGCGTGCAAAGCCTGATGTTCCTGGGCTCGAGCTGCATCTACCCCAAGCTGGCCCCCCAACCGCTGAAGGAAGACTGCCTGCTGACCGGCCCGCTGGAGCCCACCAACGAGCCCTATGCCATCGCCAAGATCGCCGGCATCAAGCTTTGCGAGGCCTACAACGACCAGTACGGCCGCCAGTACATCAGCGTGATGCCCACCAACCTGTACGGCCCGAACGACAACTACGACCTCAACAACAGCCACGTGCTGCCCGCGCTGATCCGCAAGGCCCACGAAGCCAAGCAGCGCGGCGACGCCAGCCTGGTGGTGTGGGGCACCGGCACACCGATGCGCGAGTTCCTGTACGCCGACGACCTGGCCGACGCCTGCGTCCACTTGATGGAGCAGGGTTACAGCGGCCCGCTCGTCAACATCGGCACTGGCACCGACGTCACCATCCGTGAGCTGGCCGAAACGGTGGTCAAGGTGGTCGGCTTCGAGGGCGACCTCACCTTTGACAGCACCAAGCCGGACGGCACCCCGCGCAAGCTGATGGACGTGTCGCGCCTGCACAGCCTGGGCTGGAAAGCGCGCACCTCGCTGGAAGACGGCATTGCGCTGGCTTACCAAGATTTCCTGAGCCGCCAGGCCTGA
- a CDS encoding glycosyltransferase, with the protein MSETQNPVPLLSVVTVVRNDLAGLKATMASLRERLALPLAQGAVEHVVIDGSTNGEIRNFLVQQAIAPGSWVSEPDRGIYDAMNKGLDRAGGRYVLFMNAGDVFSSFFDWRLLVPHLRGGSRVLLAYAVECFGNDRYLRPGLGREGHVFGAPSHQSTFYPRAFFTEARYRLDLPVKGDGDYTKRAIEQVGALFLPTVVAEFALGGVSSNYTATKVLRRRLAEQEVWRERAKLLIKFVLWRLLPQRWFYRVLAWGKYTPLDHGGLPGLRAAPLEGPAGRAG; encoded by the coding sequence ATGAGTGAAACACAGAACCCGGTTCCGCTGCTGTCGGTCGTGACCGTGGTCCGCAACGATCTGGCAGGGCTGAAGGCCACGATGGCGAGCCTGCGCGAGCGCCTTGCGCTGCCGCTGGCGCAGGGGGCTGTCGAGCATGTCGTCATCGACGGCAGCACCAACGGCGAGATCCGCAACTTCCTTGTGCAGCAGGCGATTGCGCCGGGTTCATGGGTGTCGGAGCCCGATCGCGGCATCTACGATGCGATGAACAAGGGGCTGGATCGGGCGGGTGGACGGTACGTGCTTTTCATGAATGCGGGGGACGTGTTTTCGTCCTTTTTTGATTGGCGTTTGCTTGTCCCTCACTTGAGGGGAGGCTCGCGGGTGTTGCTTGCCTACGCGGTGGAGTGTTTTGGCAACGACCGTTATTTGCGCCCCGGACTGGGGCGCGAGGGGCACGTGTTCGGGGCGCCGTCGCACCAGTCGACCTTCTATCCGCGGGCGTTCTTCACTGAGGCCCGCTATCGGCTGGATCTGCCGGTGAAGGGCGATGGCGACTACACGAAGAGGGCGATCGAGCAGGTGGGCGCGCTGTTCCTGCCGACGGTGGTGGCGGAGTTCGCACTCGGTGGTGTCTCGTCCAATTACACGGCGACCAAGGTGCTGCGTCGTCGCCTGGCCGAGCAGGAGGTCTGGCGCGAGCGCGCCAAGCTGCTGATCAAGTTCGTGTTGTGGCGCCTGTTGCCGCAGCGCTGGTTCTACCGGGTGCTGGCCTGGGGCAAATACACCCCACTCGATCACGGGGGGCTGCCCGGGCTGCGGGCCGCGCCGCTAGAGGGACCTGCCGGCAGGGCAGGGTAG